A window of Mycolicibacterium holsaticum DSM 44478 = JCM 12374 genomic DNA:
GACAGTGTGCCGGGCAAGGAGACGTCGATGGGGGGCCCACCCGGCTCGGCGCTGAGCGGTGCGACGGGCACGGTGACGGTAACGGTTGCGGTGGCTTCGCCGTCGCTGGCGTTGACGACGAATGTGGCGGAATCCCGGCCCGGGGTTTGCGTGGCCTGTTCTCGTGCCGCTTGGGTGGGGGTGTACGTGTAGGCGCCGGTCGGAGTGATGGTGACGGTACCGCTGGTGGGTTGAGTCACGCTGTACGACAGGGGGTCTCCGTCGGGGTCGGTGAAGTTCAGTGCTCCGCTGACCGCGCCTGTGGTGGTGTCGGGCGTGCCGACGGTAGGTGTGTCGGCCCTGGGTGCGGTGTTGCCCTGGTGGGCCAGGACGCGCACGGTGCGGTCGGCGGCGTCGGTGACGTAGACGGTGCCGTCGGCGCCGACGGCGACAACGTGCGCACCGATGCGGTCGGTGTCGATCGCTTCGGTGCCGACGACGGCGTAGGCGGCGGTGTCGATCACCGAGATGGTGTCGTTCGTGTTGGTGACGTAGGCAAATCGGCCGTCGGGGCTCAACGCCACCGAGCTGGGCGAGGGCCCAACCGAAACATGGTTCACCCCAGCGGCGTTGGGGTTGACGTCGACAACGGTGTCGGTAGCGGTGTCGATCACCGAAACCGTGTTGCTGCCCTGGTTGACGACAAACAACTTGCCGTCGGCGCCGAGTGCCACGCTGGACGGTTGCTTTCCGACGGCGACGGTCTTGGTGACGCTGAAGTTCGTCGTGTTGATCACCGACACCGAGTTGCTGCCGCGGTTGGCGACATAGACCCTGCCGTCGGGGCCGGCCGCCAGCGCGCTCGGTGAGGAGCCCACCGAAATCGACTGCACTCCGCGCGCGTTCGGGTTGGTGTCGACCAGGCTGTTGGTGGTGGTGTCGATCACCGACACGCTCTTGCCGGCGCGGTTGGCCACGTACAGCCGACCGTCGGAACCGAAGGCCAGCGCGCTTGGCGCGATTCCGACCCTGATGTCCATCGACAAGACGCTCGGGTTGGCGTCGACACGCACGTAGGTGGTGGTGTCGATCACCGACACCGTGCCGCTGCCGGTGTTGGCCACATACAACCGCGTGTTATCGGGGCTCAGCGCCAAGGCGCTCGGTGCGGACCCCACCCGGATGTCCATCGACGATGACGAGTTCGGGGCAGCGTCGATCCGTTGGCCGGTTGCGGTGTCGATGACCGACACGGTGCCGCTGCCGGTGTTGGCCACGAACATCCGACCATCCGTGCTGATCACCACGCCGGTGGGGTTGACACCGACCGGTATCGACGGCTTGTTCACAAACCGAGGTGCCGCGGTCGCGGTGATCACCGCCGAATCGACGGCGCTTACGCCGTTGGCCGACGGGCCGAAGGGGCGTGGCCGGGCACCGAGGGCCAGCAGCGCCAGTTCGAACGGCGAGTTCGCCGGTGTCAGCGGATCCTCGGGTGCCTGCGGAGCCCCGCCCACCCGGGCCAACGCGGCCAGCACAACCGCGCCCAACGTGTTGGGAGGTTGGGTCGGCTCCGTGGCGGGGGTCGAGATCTTCTGCGTCTCAACCTCGACGGGCGCTGCGGCAAGCGTGGTCGTCTCGAATGTCACGGGGTTCTTCTCGACAACGGCCGGGGCCGGGTCGTCTGCGGCGGCGGTGTCCGGCTGGGGTGGCGAGATCTCCTGCCACGAACGTTGCGCCCGTCGCACCACCGCGGTCGCGTCAGCGTCCTCGCCCTGTGAACCCGCCACCTCGAGCCTCCTCTCCTGCCAGGCCGATCGACCTGCCGGTTCCTTTGTCACCGTGGCTGATTCGTCAGTGACGTCGTTGAGCGCCGCGCCCTTGCGGCCCGGCTTCGAGGTGTGTGCACCACCGGTGGCGATGACCAGTCCCCGCGGCATCCGCCGCACCAACTCGCCCATCGGCGTCGAGGTGTGATGTTCGACGGGTTCGGCCGAACTTTCGGCGTCGGCGTCGGTGGTTGCGGTCTGTTCGTTGTCCGTGGTTGTCGTGGTGGTGCTGGCAGAGCCGTCTTGGGCAGCCGCGGTGTCGTCGGTCCGGCCGGTGTCCGTCGCGCTGGTAGCCGTCTCACCCGAAGTGGTGGACCCGGAATCGTCGGCCCACGCCGCCGCGGGGCCGGCCAGCGACACCGCCGCGCCCACCCCGAGCGCCACCGCCAAACCGCCGACACGTCCGATGACACGTGATGCCTTCATGACAACCTCCCCAGTTCGCGCCTGTGGGAGATCGTGGCGGTACGCAGACGCGACGGCCTCAGTAGTGCACCACTGCAATTACGCGGGCTTCGGCTGCGACCACGTAGGCGGGTCCGGCGAGAGACCGGTTTCGGCCAACACCTCGGCCCAGGCGATGTGCCCTTCGAAGCCGAGTGACTCGGCCGTCACGCGATAACGCTCGCGCAGACGCGCATACGTCTCGGCGTCACTGGTAGCCCGAGCCAGCAGCGTATGCAGTCGCAGCAGCCAGATGTCCCGCATCGCTGCACCGTCTCCGGCGGGTGCCGCGGCCAACCGTTCGATCAGCGCCTGCGCCTCGGCCACGTCGCCGTCGGCGTCGCGGCCGAGCAGGGTTTCGGTCAGCACCGCTGTTGCCGCGACCGTCCACACCAGCAGCCGTCCCTCGCGGAAGAGATGGTCGACGGCGGCGCGAAGGAGCGGTATCGCCTCGTCGGGGTTTCCGCGCCGGGCCGCCTCACGCGCCAGATAGACGTTGACGATCGGTAACTCGCCCAGGTTGTGTCCCCGCCGCTCGAAGATGTCGCTGATCTCGGTCAAAAGCCTCTGGCCGCGGGCAGTTCGTGAGCGGCCTGCAGGTGCTCGGCGATCAGCGAGGCGTTCTCCTCCACCGAGTCCGGGTCGCGGTCTTGTATCGCGGCGGCCAGGCGCCGGTGCCATTCAGAGCGATCCGATTTCAGCTGCGATTCGTAGGCCACCGCCCGGATCAACGGGTGGCGGAAGGCGTATTCCGCGTGCGGAGTGAACCGCACCTGATCGATCAACTCCGCGCTCAGCAGTTCGTCGACCACCGGGTCGATCCCCAACGCCGTGAGCAACTCCGCCTCGAAGCGCGCACCGATGACGGCCGCCGCGTTCAAGGTCCGCTTGGCAGCGGTGTCGAGCCGGTCGATGCGTGCCTCGATGGCCGATTGGACTGTCGGAGGCACCGCGACGTGGGCGGCGTCCGCGCGACAAACGTACTTTCCCGATTCGCCGGCCAGTACGCCGCGCTGGCCCAACTCACGCACCATCTCCTCGGCGAAGAACGGATTGCCCGCGACCCGCTCGGCGATGACCCTCGCCAGGTCAGCGACCGAAACGTCCGACCCGAGCAGCTCTTCGAGCAGCGCGACGGTATCCGAATCAGTAAGGGGGGCAAGCGCTATCGTCTGCGCTCCAGGCACTTGGGTCAGCGTTCCGCGATATTCGGGCCGGGCGGTGATCAGCACCATCGCGGGTGACCGCGGAATGACGGTCAGGAAGTCGGCGAGCATCGACTCGCTGACCGCATCCATCCAGTGGGCGTCTTCGATGATGTAGAGCGTCGGTTCGGTGGTCGTCAGCGACGCGGTGTTGATCAGGGCGGTCAGCCGGCGTCGCCGCGCGTCCGGGTCGATCGGGGGCAGCGGCACTTCGCGGTCGGCGATGCCGAGCAGGTCGTCGAGCAGCAGCAGATCCTGCGGGTCGGCGTCGGGTAACCGGATCCGAAGCTGCGCGCGGGCGGCTTCACCGTCGAGGCCGGACACCCCGCTGCTGGCGCGCAACAGCCGCGCCACGGCATAGAACGGAATATCGCTGGCGTGGGATTCGCAGAACGCCCAGAACACCTGCACGCCGCGGCTTGCCGCGAGCGCTGCGGTCTCGCGGGCCACTCGGCTCTTACCGATACCGGGCGGTCCCGCGACGTTGACCACGCCGCGCCCGTCGATGGTGCAGCCCAGAAGCGCGCCCAGAGCCGCCAACTCCCAGCGGCGACCGACCAGATCGACTTCGTCGCGGCCGACCAGGCCGTCGCGCAAGCTGATCTCCAACAGCCGGCGTGTCTGCACCGGTTCGTCGGCGCCCTTGATGTGCACGAATTCCGGTTCGGCAAGCACCACCAGGTGTTCGACCAGGCGGGCGGTGGAATCCGACAGCATCACCCCGCCCGCTGGCGCCACCGATTCCATCCGCTGCGCAAATCCGACCGGTTCGCCGATCGCTGCGTACCGCGGCGCCCCGGAACCGCCAAGCGCGCCGGCGATCACCCGACCCGAGTTGAGGCCGACCCGCAGCCGCAGCGCCACGCCGTCACGGCGTTGCACTTCATTCGCCAACCGCTTCGCCTCTTCCTGGATCCCCAGCGCCGCCAAACATGCACGAAACGCATGGTCTTCCAAGGCAACTGGTGCGCCGAAGATCGCCATCACGCCATCACCGGTGTACTCGACGCTGCCGCCGCCGTAGCGCTGCACCACCGCGGCAGAGCGCTGCACCAGCTCGGCCATGATTTCGCGTAACCGCTCCACGTCCAGTGCAGCCGCGATATCCATGGACCGCACCACGTCGGCGAACAACACCGTCACTTGCTTGTACTTCGCCGCATCAGCCGAAACCGTGGCCGCGGAACCGCATTCGTCACAGAACTTGGCGCTCTGCCTGAGTTCGGTCCCGCATGATCTGCATGCCACATCCGTCGTCATCGGGCCTCACGTCGCTCGAGCCATTGCGATATGGCCTTCGTAGCCAAGTGATTCCGCCGTCGCGCGGTAGCGGCTCGCCAAGTCGCGGTAGGCGTCATGGTCACCGAGTTTTCGCGCCAACAAGGTGCGCAGCCGCAACAGCGTGATCTCTAGTATCGCCCATCGTTGATCGGCCTGCGCGTTCGTCAACCGGTCGATCGTCTCTTTGGCTTCGGTCAGGTCCCGCTCGGAGCTACGCTCCAGCAGGGTCTCCACCAGAAGGCCGCTGCCGAGAACGTCCCATCCGAACCGGCCTGCCCGGTGCAGTTCGTCCGCGGCTTGGCGCATTACCGGTATTGCGGCATCGCGGTCGCCGCGCCTGGCCCTTTCCCGGGCTGTTAACACCTTGGCGACCGGGACCAGCGAGGGCACACGCTGAGGCATCAACACATCGTGGGCGTGCGTCATCATCGCCAGCCCGCGACGACGGTCGGCCTCGGCGTCCCGATACAGCAGCACGGCGCCCAGGTTGAACTGGGCTCCGCTCAGTGCGCCGTCGTTGCCGGCCGCATCAGCGATCTGCACCGTCTCCTCGACCGTGCGTTTCGTGGAGTCGTCGGCCCGAAGGACGCCGTAAGGTATCGCCAGACCGTAGGTCCAGGCGACGACGAAGCCGAAGGTTGTGGGGTCGCTGTTTCGGCCCATCGCGAGAGCGTCGTTCAGGTCCTGCCGCCATCCGGGACGCCCCAGCCACCATCGGCTGAGGCCGCGAAATGCCACCGCGATCGCCAACGGTGATCCCATACCAAAGCCCGCCCCTTTGGCGGCGTCGCCGGCAGCCAAGTCGATGATGGTCTGCGACCACCGCAAGATCTCGGCGAATCTGCCGACGTTGAACCAGTTGACGAACGCGACGAACGACAACCCGATGGTCAAGGTCGGATCGCCGATCGACTCGAGCAGCGCCATCTGTTCGGATGCCAGCTGCGACCCCTCACCCGGGCGCCCCGCGTACAGCAGCTCACCGGCCCGCCCAGTCATGGCGATGGCCAGCGAAACCTTGTCCCCGGCTGCGCTGCACAACTCGCACATCTCCGCGAAGCGACCCTGGCTTTCCTCGACCGCTGGGGCTGCCCAGTCGGTGGCACACAACATCGTCCGCGGGGCGATGCGCATCGAAAATCCTTCGGGGCCGTCGTCGGGCAGTGCGTCGGCGATGCGACGTGCGCGTTCCCAGCTGACCCGGGCCGCGCTGACGTCGCGGGTGGCCGATGACGTGGCTGCTCGCATGTGCCAGCCGTAGGCGGTGCGTAGGTCGCCGGCGGCCTGCAGATGTTCGGCGATCAGCGCCGCGTTGTCTTCCACCGAATCCGGCTCGGATTCTTGGATTGCGGTGGCCAGCCGCCGATGCCATTCGGCGCGATCCGATTTCAACTGGGATTCGTAGGCCACCGTCCGGATCAACGGATGGCGGAAGGCGAACTCGGCGTCGGCGGTGAACCGCACCTGATCGATCAGTTCGGCGCCGAGAAGTTCGTCGAACAGGGCATCGACGCCCAGCGCAGCAACCAGCCGCTGTTCGAAGCGAGTGCCGATCACCGACGCCGCGTAGAGGGTCTGTTTAGCCGGGACGCTGAGCCGGTCGATGCGGGCCTCGATGGCGGCCTGCACGGTGGCGGGCACGGTCAGCTCACCGATATCCGCTCCACAGACGTAACCGTCGCGCCCAGGGGTGAGCGCCCCGCGCTGGATCAACTCACGCACCATCTCCTCGGCGAAGAAGGGATTGCCTGCCGCCCGCTCGGTGATGATGGTCGCCAGCTCGCTGACCGAAACATCTGACCCGAGCAGCTCTTCGAGCAGCACGGCGGTATCCGAATCAGTGAGGGGGGCAAGCGCTATCGTCTGCGCTCCAGGCACTTGGGTCAGTGTTCCGCGATATTCTGGCCGGGCGGTGATCAGCACCATCGACGAGGTGCGCGCAATGACGCTCAGGAAATCGGCCAGCATCGACTCGCTGACCGCATCCATCCAATGCGCGTCCTCGATGATGTAAAGCGTCGGTTCGGTGTCCGTCAGCGACGCGGTGTTGATCAGGGCGGTCAGCCGGCGCCGCCGCGCGTCCGGGTCGATCGAAGGTAGCGGCACTTCGCGGTCGGCGATGCCGAGCAGGTCGTCGAGCAGCAGCAGATCCTGCGGGTCGGCGCCGGGCAACCGGATCCGAAGCTGCCTGCGGGCGGCTTCGTCGTCGAGTCCGGTGACACCGGTGCTCTCGCGCAGCAGGCGGGCCACGGCATAGAAGGGAATGTCGCTGGCGTGTGATTCGCAGAACGTCCAGAACACCCGTACCCCGCGACTCGCCGCACGTGCTACGGTCTCGCGCGCCACCCGGCTCTTACCGATACCTGCGGGTCCCACCACATTGACCACACCGCCGCGGCCGTCGACAGTGCAGCCCAGCAGGGCGTCCAGGACCGCCAACTCCCAGCGGCGGCCGACGAAACCCACTTCGGCGCGACCGACCGGACCGGCCCGCACACTGATCTCCAGAAGCCGGCGCGCCCGCACCGGTTCGTCGGTCCCTTTGATGTGCACGAATTCCGGTTCGGCAAGGACCACAAGATGTTCGACCAGCCGGGCGGTCGATTCCGACAGCAGCACTGCGCCCGGCGGTGCCACCGATTCCATCCGCTGCGCGAAACCGACCGATTCACCGGTCGCGGCGTATCCCAACGATCCCGAGCCGATCTCACCGGCGATCACCCGCCCGGAGTTCAGGCCGACCCGCAACTGCAGCGCGACACCATCGCGGGCGTGCACTTCGGCCGCCAGCCGGCTCGCCTCTTCCTGAATGGCCAGCGCGGCGACGCATGCGCGAAAAGCGTGGTCTTCCAATGCGATCGGGGCGCCGAACATCGCCATCACGCCGTCGCCGGTGTATTCCACGCTGCCGCCGTAATGATGCACCACCGTTGCCGATCGCTCGACCAGGTCGGTCATCACCTCGCGCAACCGTTCG
This region includes:
- a CDS encoding Ig-like domain-containing protein translates to MKASRVIGRVGGLAVALGVGAAVSLAGPAAAWADDSGSTTSGETATSATDTGRTDDTAAAQDGSASTTTTTTDNEQTATTDADAESSAEPVEHHTSTPMGELVRRMPRGLVIATGGAHTSKPGRKGAALNDVTDESATVTKEPAGRSAWQERRLEVAGSQGEDADATAVVRRAQRSWQEISPPQPDTAAADDPAPAVVEKNPVTFETTTLAAAPVEVETQKISTPATEPTQPPNTLGAVVLAALARVGGAPQAPEDPLTPANSPFELALLALGARPRPFGPSANGVSAVDSAVITATAAPRFVNKPSIPVGVNPTGVVISTDGRMFVANTGSGTVSVIDTATGQRIDAAPNSSSSMDIRVGSAPSALALSPDNTRLYVANTGSGTVSVIDTTTYVRVDANPSVLSMDIRVGIAPSALAFGSDGRLYVANRAGKSVSVIDTTTNSLVDTNPNARGVQSISVGSSPSALAAGPDGRVYVANRGSNSVSVINTTNFSVTKTVAVGKQPSSVALGADGKLFVVNQGSNTVSVIDTATDTVVDVNPNAAGVNHVSVGPSPSSVALSPDGRFAYVTNTNDTISVIDTAAYAVVGTEAIDTDRIGAHVVAVGADGTVYVTDAADRTVRVLAHQGNTAPRADTPTVGTPDTTTGAVSGALNFTDPDGDPLSYSVTQPTSGTVTITPTGAYTYTPTQAAREQATQTPGRDSATFVVNASDGEATATVTVTVPVAPLSAEPGGPPIDVSLPGTLSGTFANTDGTHAVITSYAIDEDGSETTWAAVVNLVTGDQIGTTITLPGSQAGTVVTNDGTRALIVTYDADATRGVMIDLANGTQAGPTITLTDRLTSVELSPDGSRALLGGVTIDENTGVHTNRIAVIDLATGSQKGTTVTYTGDLSLILPVTANADHVLLSINFYDGRTSTNTLRVIVIDSTTGAQIGAGLELTGHQSLGAALISPDGSRAVFSTSHVTSTANTTSVAVINTATGNQVGTTLTFSGYGYMQMSDDGSRVVVATITSTNTPDLKTQVAVLDTAAGSAVRTTLSGGVWREPVFTADGTRVLVKTVVYRLFGGGQATRLTVLDTRTGRPINLALTVAGSPISEVSTPDGTRAVIVTWTLENDFTSTYRVAAINTITGRQVGTTLTFTGGSAGLPPTAELSADGSEALITTFIDGVPEVTVLRIV
- a CDS encoding adenylate/guanylate cyclase domain-containing protein; translation: MTTDVACRSCGTELRQSAKFCDECGSAATVSADAAKYKQVTVLFADVVRSMDIAAALDVERLREIMAELVQRSAAVVQRYGGGSVEYTGDGVMAIFGAPVALEDHAFRACLAALGIQEEAKRLANEVQRRDGVALRLRVGLNSGRVIAGALGGSGAPRYAAIGEPVGFAQRMESVAPAGGVMLSDSTARLVEHLVVLAEPEFVHIKGADEPVQTRRLLEISLRDGLVGRDEVDLVGRRWELAALGALLGCTIDGRGVVNVAGPPGIGKSRVARETAALAASRGVQVFWAFCESHASDIPFYAVARLLRASSGVSGLDGEAARAQLRIRLPDADPQDLLLLDDLLGIADREVPLPPIDPDARRRRLTALINTASLTTTEPTLYIIEDAHWMDAVSESMLADFLTVIPRSPAMVLITARPEYRGTLTQVPGAQTIALAPLTDSDTVALLEELLGSDVSVADLARVIAERVAGNPFFAEEMVRELGQRGVLAGESGKYVCRADAAHVAVPPTVQSAIEARIDRLDTAAKRTLNAAAVIGARFEAELLTALGIDPVVDELLSAELIDQVRFTPHAEYAFRHPLIRAVAYESQLKSDRSEWHRRLAAAIQDRDPDSVEENASLIAEHLQAAHELPAARGF
- a CDS encoding ATP-binding protein, translating into MAPTTQVCRSCGAAPHAGARFCHRCGSQVATSTDPAEYKQVTVLFADVVRSMGIAAVLDLERLREVMTDLVERSATVVHHYGGSVEYTGDGVMAMFGAPIALEDHAFRACVAALAIQEEASRLAAEVHARDGVALQLRVGLNSGRVIAGEIGSGSLGYAATGESVGFAQRMESVAPPGAVLLSESTARLVEHLVVLAEPEFVHIKGTDEPVRARRLLEISVRAGPVGRAEVGFVGRRWELAVLDALLGCTVDGRGGVVNVVGPAGIGKSRVARETVARAASRGVRVFWTFCESHASDIPFYAVARLLRESTGVTGLDDEAARRQLRIRLPGADPQDLLLLDDLLGIADREVPLPSIDPDARRRRLTALINTASLTDTEPTLYIIEDAHWMDAVSESMLADFLSVIARTSSMVLITARPEYRGTLTQVPGAQTIALAPLTDSDTAVLLEELLGSDVSVSELATIITERAAGNPFFAEEMVRELIQRGALTPGRDGYVCGADIGELTVPATVQAAIEARIDRLSVPAKQTLYAASVIGTRFEQRLVAALGVDALFDELLGAELIDQVRFTADAEFAFRHPLIRTVAYESQLKSDRAEWHRRLATAIQESEPDSVEDNAALIAEHLQAAGDLRTAYGWHMRAATSSATRDVSAARVSWERARRIADALPDDGPEGFSMRIAPRTMLCATDWAAPAVEESQGRFAEMCELCSAAGDKVSLAIAMTGRAGELLYAGRPGEGSQLASEQMALLESIGDPTLTIGLSFVAFVNWFNVGRFAEILRWSQTIIDLAAGDAAKGAGFGMGSPLAIAVAFRGLSRWWLGRPGWRQDLNDALAMGRNSDPTTFGFVVAWTYGLAIPYGVLRADDSTKRTVEETVQIADAAGNDGALSGAQFNLGAVLLYRDAEADRRRGLAMMTHAHDVLMPQRVPSLVPVAKVLTARERARRGDRDAAIPVMRQAADELHRAGRFGWDVLGSGLLVETLLERSSERDLTEAKETIDRLTNAQADQRWAILEITLLRLRTLLARKLGDHDAYRDLASRYRATAESLGYEGHIAMARAT